Proteins encoded in a region of the Pieris brassicae chromosome 3, ilPieBrab1.1, whole genome shotgun sequence genome:
- the LOC123707222 gene encoding immediate early response 3-interacting protein 1 has translation MITLWNLFEASLLCLNAVCVLHEERFMQKMGWGTNTQQQGFEDQSTIKYQILNLVRSIRTVTRIPLIILNILTILFKLLLG, from the exons ATGATAACATTATGGAATTTATTCGAAGCAAGTCTTCTATGTTTAAATGCTGTTTGCGTCCTTCACGAAGAAAGATTTATGCAAAAAA TGGGCTGGGGAACAAACACACAACAACAAGGTTTTGAAGACCAATCAACTATAAAATATCagatattaaatttagtacGTTCTATCAGGACAGTTACAAgaa TTCcacttattattctaaatatactAACTATACTTTTTAAGTTACTCCTAGGATAG